DNA sequence from the Sediminibacillus dalangtanensis genome:
ACTTTTGAAATTCAATCACACGGAATTACCAACTAAAGAGACCGTCCAATTATCAAAATCTTTAATCAAATAAACCTGTCTTGCATACTATAGAAATAATCAAACAAAGGAGGGTAATAGATGGCTGATTCGAAAAGTTTTGTGATTTCAGAAGAAGATTGGTCCCTCCATAGAAAAGGGTTCGATGACCAGAAGCGCCACCAAGACAAAGTCCAGGATGTATTACGTAAAAAGCTGCCCGATTTAATAACGGAAGAGAACATCATTATGTCCCGGGGGAAGGATATGGTACGGATTCCGATTCGTTCCCTCGATGAATATAAAATCCGTTACAGCCAGGATAAAAACAAACATGCAGGGCAGGGTGACGGCGACAGCAACGTGGGGGATGTCGTGGCAAGCGACGGCAGACCACAGAAAGCCGCCGGAAACGACTCGGGTGCCGGTGACCAGGCAGGGCATGACTATTATGAAGCAGAGGTTTCTTTTGAGGAATTGGAAGAAGCTTTTTTTCATCAATTGGAGCTGCCCAACCTGCAAGAAAAGGAAAAAGACAATATCGTTACCTCTCATTTTGAATTCCGGGATATCCGGAAAAAGGGGCTGACCGGCAATATCGACAAAAAGCGGTCGATGCTGGAAGCTTACAAACGCAATGCAATGGCCGGCAAATCAGGATTCAATCCGATATATCCGGAGGACCTCCGTTATAAAACGTGGGACGATATCGAGAAGCCGGAATCGAAGGCGGTTGTGTTGGCGATGATGGACACGAGTGGATCGATGGGATTATTTGAAAAATACGTGGCCAGAAGCTTCTTTTTCTGGATGGCCAAATTTCTGCGTTCCAAGTATGAAACGGTAGACATCGAATTTATCGCCCATCACACCGAAGCAAAGGTAGTGGATGAGGAGTCGTTTTTCACTAAAGGGGAAAGCGGAGGGACCATTTGCTCTTCCGCCTATCGAAAGGCATTGGAAGTCATCGATTCCAAATATCCACCGGAACAGTATAACATTTATCCTTTCCATTTCTCAGACGGTGATAATTTAACATCGGATAATCGGAGATGTGTGTCGCTTGTCGAGGAATTAATTGAAAAATCAAGCATGTTCGGTTATGGGGAAGTCAATCAGTACAACCGCCATTCTACTTTAATGCAAGTCTACAATAAAATAGAATCACCGAAATTTCGCTATTATATTCTCCGAAAAAAGGCAGACGTATTTTATGCGATGAAACGTTTTTTTAACAACCAGCAAGAAGAAGTTCTTTCTTAGAAGGCTCAAAAAGAATACCTTAAGCAGTTCCGTTTCTATGGAGAAAACACGAAATAGCATCCTGATTAGCAGGGCCGAATCGTATATGATTCGGTCTCTTGTTTTTCTTGAAAATTGTGGGTAATAACCGTTGATTTAGTAAACAGAGCAGCAATCCTACTAACATAATGGCAACAGTGTAATTACTAGTTTTTTTGTAAGCTGAATTTTTAAGACTAACGGTCCAGAACCAAACATTCCGGGGGAAAGGCGGACAAGTTTTTTTATGGACGAGCATTTTGGACTTGGTGACCACAATTGGCAGTACTGAGATGACCAAATAAAAATGTTGAAGTGGCTGCCGCTTAAATAGTGAATCACAACGGAAAGTGCCTGGACTGGTATCTTCCGTTTTTGCTGTTCAATGAAAAGCTGAAAATAGCAGGTTATTCTAAAAATCGGGATATTTCGCTAAAACCATTTAGCTGGTATGGAATAAATGGTAAAATGGTGGAAAAAAGGAGGATCATTCTGTTGTCGTCATTGCATTTTTTTCTACCACGAATATTTCTACTTATGTCTTTCCTGCTATTTCTGGCAGCATGTCAGCAGTCATCCTCCATTCCAGAAGGGTTTTATGATTACCAAAAAGAAAAGGCAGAAAGTGCAGCGGCTGAGCTTTCGTTTTCCCCGGATTTACCGGAATACGTGCCGATGGAAGTCGCTTTCCTGGTGTCAGACCGTTATTATCTGAAAGACAATGAGAACGAGGCACTGGATATCAGTTTCTATACACAGGAAAATGACCTGCTGTCCATCCAATTTATGAAGGGGGACATCGATACAGGGCTTGTCGAAGCAGAAACAGTCACAATCGACGACCAGCTGGAGGGCAAATATGTCGATAATTCGTTTGCAAAAAT
Encoded proteins:
- the yhbH gene encoding sporulation protein YhbH — encoded protein: MADSKSFVISEEDWSLHRKGFDDQKRHQDKVQDVLRKKLPDLITEENIIMSRGKDMVRIPIRSLDEYKIRYSQDKNKHAGQGDGDSNVGDVVASDGRPQKAAGNDSGAGDQAGHDYYEAEVSFEELEEAFFHQLELPNLQEKEKDNIVTSHFEFRDIRKKGLTGNIDKKRSMLEAYKRNAMAGKSGFNPIYPEDLRYKTWDDIEKPESKAVVLAMMDTSGSMGLFEKYVARSFFFWMAKFLRSKYETVDIEFIAHHTEAKVVDEESFFTKGESGGTICSSAYRKALEVIDSKYPPEQYNIYPFHFSDGDNLTSDNRRCVSLVEELIEKSSMFGYGEVNQYNRHSTLMQVYNKIESPKFRYYILRKKADVFYAMKRFFNNQQEEVLS